The Vitis vinifera cultivar Pinot Noir 40024 chromosome 8, ASM3070453v1 genome segment GTTCTTCAACTAAAATCCTCGTTTCCAATTCAGTTGATGGTCTGTGGTTGCACTTACAGGGAAAATGGGCAGCAAGTGACATGAATGCAGAACTGCAAAGAAGGAAGAGATGGATTAATGAGTTTTCTCACTTTTTGTCTATAATGTTAAATTCTGTTAACAACTATCTCAAAAATTGTAGTTCACCTAGAAAGGTGATCTGAAACATTCTGTGTGAGGAAGACTCCAACCACTGAGTCCACAACTGACCCCTTCCATTTGGAAAAGCGTCTATCCCCTGCCAACATATCACTTTGTTGTTAGTATATCAACTTAATTGAATTTTCTGAGgtgtgtatgtatatatttgAACTGGTTATTATTCAAGGCTATTGGTTAATATTTTAGaccttgatattttcttttggcttaataataagcaaaaaaatttcatgggATTGCTTATGTAGTTCAGTTATAAACTGTTTGAGATATAATAATTAGGATACCGTTTGTGATGGTTTCTTGTTCCTATGCTTTTAGAATGTTATAAACCTTTTGTTCTCTGTTACTACTGATTTTGGCAAGAAACTCACTGGTGATAAGGTTTGGAAATTTGTTAACCTAGGGAATGGATATGCTTCTTGTTCCAGATGTTCTTGTTCTTTCTCCCTATTATGATTCTACTTTATTGCTTCAGGATTCAATTGATGCTTACTTGCATGGTAGaactttgaaataaaaaaatgttggtCACTTgcattttagaattttgaaattaaaagtgtttcagtttttttttttataagtaaatggCAATAGTATTAATAAAAAAGCGTCAAAAGGGGCACACCAAAGTACATACGATGTATACAATGGCTACCAAAGAGCGCCAAAAAGTATAGGGAAAACAAAATCCCTCCCTCCCTCAATCCGACCCCAACCaatcaattaaaaatgtttcaattgAAGGAGCTTCTGTGCTTGCAACTCCTTGAAATCACTCTTTTAGTTCCCTTTTGTAGTAAGAATGCTCCAAGTTTAACTCTCTCTTTCAGACTAGTAATTCATGACTTCTCAAGTATTCAGTTGTGGCTTCTATATGTGTGCATGCATGCACCTGCCTGTGAGGTTTGGGGTGGCTTTATCACTAATTCTAGCTCAATTTAATCCTGTTTCTTATTGCTTGTGTTTCAAATCAATGTCtattaatattccttttaaCTCCTAGTTGTTTGATATTTACATTAAATACCCTCCAAAAGTATTATCCTGTATATTCTTGAATCAACATATGAAATTCTTGAAACAATATATGAAATGTAATGCCTAATCAAGCATTCAACAAAATGTGATGAGAGGTAAAATTTTTGTACCTTGGACTAGATGCATGCGTGCAATAAATGAGTCTGCTCGTCCACGAAAtacatttctttcttcttcccaCCATTTTGCCTTCTCCTCATCTGTACCATCGATACCTTCACTATTTATATTTCCCATCAGAAGCTTCCATACTCTACTTGTCTCTTCATCAAGATCCACTCTAGGCCGTGGGCGTCGTTTCTTGACAAGACCAAATGAATCCTCAAAAGGAACGATAGTGCCATCTCTTTTATAAAGGACAAGTGCATTTTTCTCCTCTTTATTCATATTGTAAGGGACAAGTGCATTCTGCTCTTGATAAGAAATTTTACTTTCCCTATTGATGTCAAGATGCTTCAATTGCTCAATGATTGTATCAATTGAAAGCATGTGTTTCCATATTAGTTCTGGAGGATCTGCATAAATGTTTTATATAATCAAATGAATATTTTTGTCAGTTAGGTAAATCAAATGACTTGAAAGATATGTTTCTTGAACATGAAAAGCCATCAATTGTTTTCCAAGGTATAGCTGACAGTTCTAAAGAACATAAAGAACATACCTGCTAACTTGAGAAGCTGTCGGTTGTTATATACATCAGTCTGCTGGTGTAGCTGCACTTCATTTGTTCTGGATGATGTTGAACCTACAACTGGGTTTCTCTTTTTGGTCCGCTTCCTTCTTGCCAATTTACTGGTCTCTGCAACTAGGGCTTCTATGCATGTGTGTGGCCTGTTTGAACTTTCTGCCCCTTGAACATCAGGATTTGGTGAAATTCTCTTGTCAGGGAAATTTGGCAGTAGTTTACACAGTGCAATTCCATTCAGGGAAGCTAAGTCACGAACCCTAGTGAGGCCCTTGGATCTTTTTTTGGTCAACCTCTCTCTTGGGCCTAAGGCTAGCATACAATCAAAGGTCTGCACTTTGTCTTGGCCACCATTTTCTGCTTGTCCTTGAGTAGCTGGGGCACTGGAATTAGTGAATCGAGAGGCAGAAATCCAGCTGTCAGATTTTGATGCAGAAGAACTTGGGATTGCATGATTTTGAGGGCATGCTGTTGCTAGCATCACAATATTTTTAGCAGCCATTACAGGTGATAAGTTAGTTGCAGTTGAATTCAATCCCTTCTCAGTTCTCTTTTTCTTGTAAATTTCTGGAAAATGCATGCCAGGGTTCCTATTTTGTTCATTTGCCTGAAACTTAGCATGATATGCCTGCACAGAATTGTACTGATTCCCATTCATACTCATGGTTCTTGGATCTGCCTTGTCAACAATATGGGAGTGTACCCTTTTGGTTCCCCTTCTATGTTCTCTCTCTTTCAAACTTGCACTGGTGCTGCAATTGGTATTATTTGGACTCATTGATTTCAAGCTTTCTTGTAAAATGTTTTCCTGTTTATCACACACAATTTCTTGACTTGCTCTTTCTCTGTCATTCTCATTTTGGGCATCATTCTTCAGTTTCTCCCATGGATGATCAGTATTTCTTTGAGGTGGGGTGCTTGGGAATTGTCTATCAGGCAATGACACGTAATTTTTCAGCTCTTGATTCATTGAACGAGTAAGGTCATAGGCGATGCCTACTTGTGTCTCTTCTACCGTAACTTCCATCTCTTTACTGAGCATCACAACAGATTTTGATTGAATTCCTTGGGTACAGAAATCTTGTGCTTGTGGTTCTGAATTCAAATCAGAAGTGGATATGCATGAAGAGCTTCCACCTCTTGCTCTACCATTGTCGTCAAAGTTTAATCCCCTTCTACATGACATCATGGTACGTTCAGGCCTTTCTGGTTCGGTACTCCGACCCATTATTTCTGCTGGAGAATTTGTTGAGGGTTTGTTGACTCCATTCTTGCGAACATACTTTCTCTTGCCTGTTGGATTTCCCTGGGAACCAGTGCACTTTGGGTTTACTGGCTTTGGTGTCCTTTTAGGTTTGCCTTCTATGACTACTTTGGGCCTGTGCTTTTTTCTTCTAGGTTTCTGTTGGGGTGTCTTATTCAGGTCAATAATATGGTCTCCTCTTTTGTCAAAATTGCAATTCTCTGTCAGTGGGCCAATAGCATGGTTGCCTCCATTGTCAAGATTGACATTTTCATTTAATGGTGAGGAGACAGGAGCAAATGATAAATCTGTTGGTGACTGCAGAAGTTTTGAATCACAATGGAGGTGGTTGACCTCAACCCTTGTGGTGTCAATAGCCTTCTCTTGCTTCTCTGTTTCTTGAACAGTTTTTTCTTCTGGGCATAAATTTTGAGATTTGGCAACCCAGCTGTTCTCTACTCGCCTGTTTTTATCTGGTGTTATGGGTGCAAAGTGGGAGATAGCGCTGCCAGAGACTGCCTCTGCCATTGATTCAGGTGGTGAATTAAGGTCATAAAAGTGCCTGTAAGTGGGGAGTCCATCTGCACAGTACCATCATACCATGTTATGGCCAATTAGATAAGAAAAACCAACAAAGCATGGACTTCATCAAAGAAACTGTTACCAGGAAAGTTATTATAAAGATAAATGTTCATTGGGAACATATTTCTACCTCTAATTTGGATTTGTCTGACATGTGGAGAAAATGCATTGAAAATTTGATCTTAAATGAATAGAACTTGGCAAAATGTTAAGCAGAATTAGAATGCGACAAAGGGAACGGTAGGAGCTGAATGGCACACAAGGAAAACTGGTAATAAGGTCAGTTGTAGATGCTATCATTGTTCCATTGCCCTTTTTCCTGGCTACCTTTCAGAATATTTCAATTTCTTCATTTCTggttttagataaaattttatgcaTGATTTCATATTTCTGGTTTTAATATTGTCTCCCGTGCTCATTCCGCTGTTGGTCCCTAATCATGGTTCTAAAGTTTGTGCAGGTGACCTGGCTGAAATGAAATGTAAAACCAGTCTGTGTACGATAGCATAAATAAGAATCCAAAGGTGAAACTTTGACACTCACATTGATTCATATCAGGTGCACTTGTCCACTGGCTTGATCCAAGCAAGAGATCTTGGCTTTTAAGCAACATGCTTGTGGAGCTAGAAACTTCAGGGTGGAGATGTGTAGCAGACATGAAAGGGCTACTTGCCCCACTAACATTCTCAGGTGATACGGCAGATGGAATGAAGGCTGCATTTGTCTGAGCCAATAGCTGGGTGAAAGGAATATTGTCCAAACTCATCTCCAGGTTGAAAGAAGGCTTCCTATATATTCCAGCATTGTAATTTCGAACCCCCATTTCTGCACCTGGAACTGGATTCCAACTGCTGAAACTGTTCAATTCTGCAcaatttctgaaattttcaCATGCAACTACCTTATGAGCTTGAGTTTCTTGAGGGAAGGTAGGGGGAAATCTTTCTGATCCTGACGAGCTTTCCAGGTATAGCTGGCTGTGTTCCCTGCCTGCACAGATCTGGGGCTGTGTTATTGGCAAAATGGGCTTAACAGGGGTCACAGGAATCCAAGAACCCTGTACGGGGAAATCTTTTTCTTCCGAAATTGAACTTCTGCTGCTGCTGATATTCATTATTCTGATCCGGTTACTTCTGAAGCCCCAATTATTCTACCTCCTTTGTTCTTACACTAAATTCCCTCAACACCACCGATTTTCCTATTCAAAAGTCGGGTTCTGGCCTAAATTTCAGATTTTTAGGTAGAACTGCCTCACTTCATGGAATTATCCTGCTAGAAAGGGAagaaaaccccaaaaaaattgagaaacaaaaaaaaaaagaacaaaaaatagagatAAAAGACGCATCTTGCAGGGGAAGGGATCATGGTTGGAAATCGTTGCAAATCTCTTCGAAATAGCAGATCTCCAACGCACAAGGAGAAAAGATCAAAACAATGAGGGAAAAATATAAGCTTCCATTTAAATGAACATGGAAAATGGGTCTCATGCGTAAGAGATTCACAGTAAAAAACAAGATAATCTTGGTCTGATCTTTGATATAATGTCATCCTATCTCCTCccttaaagtaaataaaaagatacatataacaaaatttttaaacaaatgtaTCAGGAAAGTACAACAGATCAGAGTTACCTAAGGAGTGGTTCAATGCCGGAGATCTGATTTAGTCGCCGACGGCAAAGAAACTTAAAAACAGTTTCTCTTTCATAAAGAAAAGCCAAACCATACCAAACAGGAAGAGCAGGGAGAGCTCTGTGAACTGATAACCCCCTTTGC includes the following:
- the LOC100257983 gene encoding transcriptional activator DEMETER isoform X1 — translated: MNISSSRSSISEEKDFPVQGSWIPVTPVKPILPITQPQICAGREHSQLYLESSSGSERFPPTFPQETQAHKVVACENFRNCAELNSFSSWNPVPGAEMGVRNYNAGIYRKPSFNLEMSLDNIPFTQLLAQTNAAFIPSAVSPENVSGASSPFMSATHLHPEVSSSTSMLLKSQDLLLGSSQWTSAPDMNQYGLPTYRHFYDLNSPPESMAEAVSGSAISHFAPITPDKNRRVENSWVAKSQNLCPEEKTVQETEKQEKAIDTTRVEVNHLHCDSKLLQSPTDLSFAPVSSPLNENVNLDNGGNHAIGPLTENCNFDKRGDHIIDLNKTPQQKPRRKKHRPKVVIEGKPKRTPKPVNPKCTGSQGNPTGKRKYVRKNGVNKPSTNSPAEIMGRSTEPERPERTMMSCRRGLNFDDNGRARGGSSSCISTSDLNSEPQAQDFCTQGIQSKSVVMLSKEMEVTVEETQVGIAYDLTRSMNQELKNYVSLPDRQFPSTPPQRNTDHPWEKLKNDAQNENDRERASQEIVCDKQENILQESLKSMSPNNTNCSTSASLKEREHRRGTKRVHSHIVDKADPRTMSMNGNQYNSVQAYHAKFQANEQNRNPGMHFPEIYKKKRTEKGLNSTATNLSPVMAAKNIVMLATACPQNHAIPSSSASKSDSWISASRFTNSSAPATQGQAENGGQDKVQTFDCMLALGPRERLTKKRSKGLTRVRDLASLNGIALCKLLPNFPDKRISPNPDVQGAESSNRPHTCIEALVAETSKLARRKRTKKRNPVVGSTSSRTNEVQLHQQTDVYNNRQLLKLADPPELIWKHMLSIDTIIEQLKHLDINRESKISYQEQNALVPYNMNKEEKNALVLYKRDGTIVPFEDSFGLVKKRRPRPRVDLDEETSRVWKLLMGNINSEGIDGTDEEKAKWWEEERNVFRGRADSFIARMHLVQGDRRFSKWKGSVVDSVVGVFLTQNVSDHLSSSAFMSLAAHFPCKCNHRPSTELETRILVEEPEVCTLNPEDTVTWNEKMSNQAVCDQSSMTLHHTEEAVNSNGSYGNSRGTVGTVDISKDKMLDSTGKKMSNKSSVNGTTTQMIGTELACFIGGDRTAADDAASSQNSLDFSIAQTAEKIGSCSESNSEVEDIMPTGYGLNNFDGSTSFVGLLQMAESTRLHEVFCRSNINATCGANPKDVNYHSESMSGYNKRSQNMDGLADCRSSLGVTIIPSSNYHLHLNPNSGVLEVEGFEMSGETRSSEISKDQKCVSEQSGLTAESDNQAKDEKKLTESIQAGPTSSCENTFSDNNLQGENNKIIESQSSPVGDPKNVVESVGQEQISRMQQSQNLMNISGKALDVIDCPSAFSNQTHIEDRKSETGVKEHGLSSSKASNEIGVDTSKAKKGKARREEKNTLHWDNLRKEAQVNGRKRERTVNTMDSLDWEAVRCSDVNEIANTIKERGMNNMLAERIKDFLNRLVRDHGSIDLEWLRDVPPDKAKEYLLSFRGLGLKSVECVRLLTLHHLAFPVDTNVGRIAVRLGWVPLQPLPESLQLHLLELYPVLESIQKYLWPRLCKLDQRTLYELHYQMITFGKVFCTKSKPNCNACPMRGECRHFASAFASARLALTGPEERSIVSTNANESMDGNPDVTINPLPLPPPLPQKQSSEANPGINNCEPIVEVPATPEQEHPQILESDIEDTLYEDPDEIPTIKLNIEEFTHNLQNYMQRNMELQESDMSKALVALTPEVASIPMPKLKNVSRLRTEHHVYELPDSHPLLEGLDKREPDDPCSYLLAIWTPGETANSIQPPERTCSSQESGGLCDEKTCFSCNSIREANSQTVRGTLLIPCRTAMRGSFPLNGTYFQVNEVFADHDSSLNPIDVPRAWIWNLPRRTVYFGTSIPTIFKGLSTEDIQYCFWRGFVCVRGFDQKTRAPRPLMARLHFPASRLTRTKGKINEN
- the LOC100257983 gene encoding transcriptional activator DEMETER isoform X2, translated to MNISSSRSSISEEKDFPVQGSWIPVTPVKPILPITQPQICAGREHSQLYLESSSGSERFPPTFPQETQAHKVVACENFRNCAELNSFSSWNPVPGAEMGVRNYNAGIYRKPSFNLEMSLDNIPFTQLLAQTNAAFIPSAVSPENVSGASSPFMSATHLHPEVSSSTSMLLKSQDLLLGSSQWTSAPDMNQYGLPTYRHFYDLNSPPESMAEAVSGSAISHFAPITPDKNRRVENSWVAKSQNLCPEEKTVQETEKQEKAIDTTRVEVNHLHCDSKLLQSPTDLSFAPVSSPLNENVNLDNGGNHAIGPLTENCNFDKRGDHIIDLNKTPQQKPRRKKHRPKVVIEGKPKRTPKPVNPKCTGSQGNPTGKRKYVRKNGVNKPSTNSPAEIMGRSTEPERPERTMMSCRRGLNFDDNGRARGGSSSCISTSDLNSEPQAQDFCTQGIQSKSVVMLSKEMEVTVEETQVGIAYDLTRSMNQELKNYVSLPDRQFPSTPPQRNTDHPWEKLKNDAQNENDRERASQEIVCDKQENILQESLKSMSPNNTNCSTSASLKEREHRRGTKRVHSHIVDKADPRTMSMNGNQYNSVQAYHAKFQANEQNRNPGMHFPEIYKKKRTEKGLNSTATNLSPVMAAKNIVMLATACPQNHAIPSSSASKSDSWISASRFTNSSAPATQGQAENGGQDKVQTFDCMLALGPRERLTKKRSKGLTRVRDLASLNGIALCKLLPNFPDKRISPNPDVQGAESSNRPHTCIEALVAETSKLARRKRTKKRNPVVGSTSSRTNEVQLHQQTDVYNNRQLLKLADPPELIWKHMLSIDTIIEQLKHLDINRESKISYQEQNALVPYNMNKEEKNALVLYKRDGTIVPFEDSFGLVKKRRPRPRVDLDEETSRVWKLLMGNINSEGIDGTDEEKAKWWEEERNVFRGRADSFIARMHLVQGDRRFSKWKGSVVDSVVGVFLTQNVSDHLSSSAFMSLAAHFPCKCNHRPSTELETRILVEEPEVCTLNPEDTVTWNEKMSNQAVCDQSSMTLHHTEEAVNSNGSYGNSRGTVGTVDISKDKMLDSTGKKMSNKSSVNGTTTQMIGTELACFIGGDRTAADDAASSQNSLDFSIAQTAEKIGSCSESNSEVEDIMPTGYGLNNFDGSTSFVGLLQMAESTRLHEVFCRSNINATCGANPKDVNYHSESMSGYNKRSQNMDGLADCRSSLGVTIIPSSNYHLHLNPNSGVLEVEGFEMSGETRSSEISKDQKCVSEQSGLTAESDNQAKDEKKLTESIQAGPTSSCENTFSDNNLQGENNKIIESQSSPVGDPKNVVESVGQEQISRMQQSQNLMNISGKALDVIDCPSAFSNQTHIEDRKSETGVKEHGLSSSKASNEIGVDTSKAKKGKARREEKNTLHWDNLRKEAQVNGRKRERTVNTMDSLDWEAVRCSDVNEIANTIKERGMNNMLAERIKDFLNRLVRDHGSIDLEWLRDVPPDKAKEYLLSFRGLGLKSVECVRLLTLHHLAFPVDTNVGRIAVRLGWVPLQPLPESLQLHLLELYELHYQMITFGKVFCTKSKPNCNACPMRGECRHFASAFASARLALTGPEERSIVSTNANESMDGNPDVTINPLPLPPPLPQKQSSEANPGINNCEPIVEVPATPEQEHPQILESDIEDTLYEDPDEIPTIKLNIEEFTHNLQNYMQRNMELQESDMSKALVALTPEVASIPMPKLKNVSRLRTEHHVYELPDSHPLLEGLDKREPDDPCSYLLAIWTPGETANSIQPPERTCSSQESGGLCDEKTCFSCNSIREANSQTVRGTLLIPCRTAMRGSFPLNGTYFQVNEVFADHDSSLNPIDVPRAWIWNLPRRTVYFGTSIPTIFKGLSTEDIQYCFWRGFVCVRGFDQKTRAPRPLMARLHFPASRLTRTKGKINEN